One window of uncultured Trichococcus sp. genomic DNA carries:
- a CDS encoding BglG family transcription antiterminator, translated as MREKILVNLLMKSYAPIKLSQLTLMMELSESTVRNVIKEINLSSSNYGFTIELERGEGYYLKIQDKNLFEEYRRNEKKEIDFYNVDQRLEALLFHVLQASDYITIAELMERTCVSRSTILKDLKLVEKKLKEQDLELEKKPHYGIQVSGKEQSFRKAFSKFVLQSNLYLEPTKQYKEFLGKFETENLDDYFRSLLIVNQLNISEVVFENLITHLKIVLFRASQKNFIKKDQLVMKEIDNVYHKAAFELSGWIEKEYGLHLPKEEVDFLAAHISAKTSTTTMNIEKMSQLYDDIKMILENLDEEFLTDFYDNDDLIEGLVMHVYPLLNRLYYNLQLENPLINEMKLEYANVFVVAFRFGELIEEKYGHALTRDEIGYIALHLAAHFEKQNQNVLKKVKRIVVICSTGGGSAHLIRLKLERVFPDALVMTISNKNVEAFIEDLPDVFLSTIPIEDEIEGVPVIQIKNFLDDSEIQAIKGKTALHISEREKNKPIVNLQSLFSEKYFRIVETGSYIELISEQANKMIKEDVASEDFANLVMERENKFSTIYNKGIAAPHPLRLEAKKSTIGVTILRNPIEWQGKGVSLIFLINLKQGHLFLHKEISNFLMRLMDNEVARKALLQVHSFDEFLSGFESLL; from the coding sequence ATGAGAGAAAAAATACTAGTCAATCTCTTAATGAAGAGTTACGCTCCGATTAAGTTGTCGCAATTGACACTTATGATGGAACTTTCTGAAAGCACTGTCAGGAACGTAATAAAAGAGATCAATTTATCCAGTTCTAATTATGGATTCACAATTGAACTGGAAAGGGGAGAGGGGTATTACTTAAAAATACAAGACAAAAACCTTTTTGAAGAATATCGAAGAAATGAAAAAAAGGAAATCGATTTTTACAATGTGGATCAACGTTTGGAAGCGTTGTTGTTTCATGTTCTACAAGCGAGTGATTACATTACAATAGCGGAATTGATGGAACGCACTTGTGTAAGTCGATCCACTATCCTAAAAGATTTAAAATTAGTGGAAAAAAAGTTGAAAGAACAGGATTTAGAGTTAGAAAAAAAACCGCACTACGGAATTCAGGTGAGCGGCAAAGAACAATCTTTCCGTAAAGCTTTTTCCAAATTTGTCCTTCAGTCGAATTTATATCTGGAACCAACAAAACAATATAAAGAATTTCTGGGAAAATTTGAGACCGAGAACTTGGACGATTACTTTCGATCACTGCTGATTGTGAATCAGTTGAACATATCAGAAGTGGTATTTGAGAACCTTATCACTCATTTAAAAATTGTACTTTTTCGGGCAAGCCAAAAGAACTTCATCAAAAAAGATCAATTAGTGATGAAGGAAATTGATAATGTTTATCATAAAGCAGCTTTCGAGTTATCCGGCTGGATAGAAAAAGAATATGGGTTGCACTTACCAAAAGAAGAAGTTGACTTTTTAGCGGCTCACATCAGTGCAAAAACAAGCACCACCACCATGAATATAGAAAAAATGAGTCAGTTGTATGATGACATAAAAATGATATTGGAAAATTTAGATGAGGAATTCTTAACTGATTTCTATGACAATGATGATTTGATTGAAGGTTTGGTCATGCATGTCTATCCGTTGCTGAATCGACTGTATTATAACTTACAACTTGAGAATCCATTGATCAATGAAATGAAGCTGGAATATGCGAATGTTTTTGTTGTTGCATTTCGGTTTGGGGAACTGATTGAAGAAAAATATGGTCATGCATTGACTCGAGACGAGATTGGGTACATTGCTTTGCATTTGGCAGCACATTTTGAGAAACAGAACCAAAATGTGCTGAAAAAAGTAAAACGGATTGTAGTCATTTGTTCGACTGGGGGAGGCAGTGCGCATCTTATCCGCTTGAAGCTAGAAAGAGTGTTTCCTGATGCATTGGTAATGACTATATCAAATAAAAATGTTGAAGCGTTCATAGAGGATTTGCCTGATGTCTTCTTATCTACGATTCCCATTGAGGATGAAATAGAGGGAGTGCCGGTCATTCAGATCAAGAATTTTTTGGATGATTCCGAAATCCAAGCGATCAAAGGCAAAACAGCACTCCATATTTCAGAGCGGGAAAAAAATAAACCAATAGTTAATCTGCAGTCATTGTTCTCTGAAAAATATTTCCGGATAGTAGAGACTGGCTCATATATTGAACTCATCAGCGAACAAGCCAATAAAATGATCAAAGAAGATGTTGCTTCTGAAGACTTTGCTAATCTTGTCATGGAACGAGAAAATAAATTCTCTACAATTTACAACAAAGGCATTGCCGCACCACACCCGTTGCGGTTGGAAGCAAAAAAAAGCACTATCGGTGTAACCATTTTAAGGAACCCGATTGAATGGCAAGGAAAAGGAGTTAGCTTGATTTTTTTGATCAACCTGAAACAAGGACATTTATTTTTACACAAAGAAATCAGTAATTTTCTGATGAGACTGATGGATAATGAGGTAGCTCGAAAAGCACTCCTTCAAGTTCATTCTTTTGATGAATTTCTGTCGGGATTTGAGAGTTTACTATAG